A single genomic interval of Anser cygnoides isolate HZ-2024a breed goose chromosome 7, Taihu_goose_T2T_genome, whole genome shotgun sequence harbors:
- the LOC106044849 gene encoding lysosomal acid lipase/cholesteryl ester hydrolase-like produces the protein MWCLLVLLCSQGAAFSAGFTAPFTLGSEGTQHMKHRNPEDFMNVSEMIRYHGYPCEEYEVTTKDGYILGVFRIPSGRNMQNTGKKPAVLLHHGTFADCTYWISNLPRNSLGFILADVGYDVWLGNSRGNTWSSKHKTLKPCQKEFWQFSFHEIGIYDLPAELYFIMNKTGQKDVYYVGHSEGSTAGFVAFSTYPELAQRVKVFFALGPVATITYATSPFVQFARLPQPLIRLLLGCKGVLRQNELTKGPATLLCATLGKLCASIFCFIAGGSIQNLNTSRTDAFVAHYPAGTSVQNTIHWHQVAHADRFQAYDYGLKENMKKYNQPTPPAYNIERISTPIAVWSGGQDKFADTKDIAKLLSQITNLCYYKHIPEWGHLDFVWGLDATERMYRKIIELMIKYA, from the exons ATGTGGTGCCTCCtcgtgctgctctgctcccagggAGCTGCCTTTTCAGCAGGGTTCACAGCACCCTTCACTCTCGGCTCAGAGGGAACACAGCACATGAAGCACCGCAACCCTGAAGACTTTATGAACGTT AGTGAAATGATCAGATATCATGGATATCCCTGTGAGGAGTATGAAGTTACCACGAAGGATGGATACATACTTGGTGTTTTCAGAATTCCCAGTGGGAGGAACATGCAAAATACAG GGAAAAAGCCAGCAGTCTTGCTACACCATGGTACTTTTGCAGATTGCACTTACTGGATATCTAACCTGCCCAGAAACAGCCTAGGCTTCATCCTTGCAGATGTCGGCTATGATGTTTGGTTGGgaaacagcagaggaaacacCTGGTCTTCAAAACACAAGACCCTTAAGCCCTGTCAGAAAGAGTTCTGGCAGTTCAG CTTCCATGAGATAGGTATATACGATCTCCCAGCTGAGCTGTACTTCATCATGAATAAAACTGGACAGAAGGATGTGTATTATGTTGGTCACTCAGAGGGTTCAACTGCAG GCTTTGTAGCATTTTCTACATATCCTGAGTTGGCTCAAAGAGTTAAAGTGTTCTTTGCTTTGGGACCAGTAGCCACAATCACATATGCTACAAGTCCTTTCGTACAGTTTGCACGTCTTCCTCAGCCACTGATCAGG TTACTTCTTGGCTGCAAAGGAGTTCTTCGCCAGAATGAACTGACAAAAGGGCCTGCAACACTGCTATGCGCAACTCTGGGAAAACTTTGTGCCAGTATCTTCTGCTTCATAGCTGGGGGCAGTATACAAAATCTGAACACG AGTCGAACAGATGCATTTGTAGCACATTACCCAGCTGGGACATCAGTACAGAACACTATTCACTGGCATCAG GTAGCACATGCAGACCGATTCCAGGCTTATGACTATGGtttgaaggaaaacatgaagaaatacaACCAG CCTACTCCTCCTGCATACAACATAGAGAGGATAAGCACACCCATTGCTGTTTGGAGTGGCGGACAAGACAAATTTGCAGATACAAAAGACATTGCAAAGCTACTTTCTCAGATTACTAATCTCTGTTACTATAAGCACATTCCTGAGTGGGGACATCTTGATTTCGTCTGGGGCCTTGATGCAACTGAGAGAATGTATCGGAAAATCATTGAACTAATGATAAAATACGCTTAA